The nucleotide window CAAAACCCAGGGAATCCTGGCACTTAGAGAAAAGAGGTTTccactgtcattttaaaataagcatttaagaTAAAAGCTTGAAGTTTGCacgaacagaaaaaaaaatagaattaggtAATGCTGAAACAAATGCTAATAATTTAGCGTAATGCACAAAAATTACCACTTTTACTTGAGTATGCCTTAAGAAAAAAGTACAAATTGTATTTTCATAATTATACACTTTgactttgacttctttttcttctttttactatctttgctcatcttttctttatgattttgaaTTTCTCGGAGCAATGTATAGAAGGCATCATCAACACCCAGATTACATTACAATGCATTTTTTAATCTTCACCATGCCAGGAGTCTTTCCTTCTTTGCTGATTTTTTCCAATCTGTACTGTCGGATCTCTCTCACCAATGTATAAAAAGCATCCTCCACTCTCTGTCTTGTCTTTGCTGAGGTTTCAATAAATGGAATCCCATAACTTCCTGCTAAGTCCTGAGCCTGATTGGTGTCTACTGTTCTAGAAGGCAAATCACATTTATTCCCTACTAGGACCATAGGCACATCTTCAGAGTCTTTTACCCTTTTAATTTGTTCTCTATAATGGTGAATATCTTCAAATGATTTAGTATTATTTATGGcaaatacacaaagaaagccaTCCCCAGTTCTCATGTACTGGTCCCTCATTACACTGTACTCCTCTTGACCTGCTGTGTCGAGAATGTCCAAGTGACAGGTTTCTCCATCAATTATTACTTGTTTCCTGTAGGAGTCCTCTATTGTAGGATCGTATACATCCACAAAGTGATTCTGAAGTAGCTGTATCGTCAAGGCACTCTTGCCTACGCCATCAGCTCCAACTACCACAAGTTTATACTCAGTCATTTTCAGCAGGCCTCTACCGGCCGCGTGCCACACCTCAGGTCTCTTGCTGGCTCTCTCCAGGTACGAAATGGCGCGGGAGCCGGACTCTGGCCAAGCCGCcgccttcctcctccccctccactgCCGCCTCAGCTGCAGAATCGCAAcattagtaatttttaaactagGTCTGATCCAATTAATATCACCAAGAAACCTCTGAAAACCATTTAAAGTTTGAAGGGTGTCTAGCCGAAGACTAAACTTTTAAGGGTGCAACCCATTTGCCACAACCAAGCATGTCTTGTGTTTGGCTCCCTCACTGATcttcttatttccctgcatagcagaagcaataacttgtcccataatgtggtgtccatctatatctctacaaatgcGAATGTAATTATTGAGACTTTTGGCCGTGTGAGGTGGTAAAACCTCTTTACAATActtgttggcattttttaaaactagttttCTCACTATAGACATGACATTATCGGTATCCCCAAATATACGCCCTGCAAGCAGCTGCtgagatctgtgcatatacagctggATCGTAAAGAATTTGCTGACCTAGGTCTGCATAGGCTCCCGTACAAGTAAGCATTTCTGTAAGGAGTTCTTTTCAGGGAAACCGGCAGCCATGTTGCGCTGTACCATTAGGTTACATAGCTGTTGGAATTAcctctccaaatcaaataatctcccctgGACAGCACAGCTGGACATAATTGTTGCC belongs to Cricetulus griseus strain 17A/GY unplaced genomic scaffold, alternate assembly CriGri-PICRH-1.0 unplaced_scaffold_1, whole genome shotgun sequence and includes:
- the LOC113838818 gene encoding GTPase KRas-like gives rise to the protein MTEYKLVVVGADGVGKSALTIQLLQNHFVDVYDPTIEDSYRKQVIIDGETCHLDILDTAGQEEYSVMRDQYMRTGDGFLCVFAINNTKSFEDIHHYREQIKRVKDSEDVPMVLVGNKCDLPSRTVDTNQAQDLAGSYGIPFIETSAKTRQRVEDAFYTLVREIRQYRLEKISKEGKTPGMVKIKKCIVM